The following are encoded together in the Flavihumibacter fluvii genome:
- a CDS encoding S41 family peptidase — protein MKNILTILFGVAILIASCQKALIGHVAKNTPVTNFEEMWTGYQHWYGMFAVRNVNWDSLYTVYRPMVNDEMTNQQLYEVLGKLITPLNDIHAFLQPTTDGLPRFESSDFFRNNKVQKDFSIDVIRKNYLPSLVSIDTNFHYGILPGNIGYLHFGEFGMPVSFYENQLKKVLDFVKDTKGLIIDIRNHGGGDDQVSRYIAGLFASERKLFMMVRKRNGIAPDDFTPTENWYVDPSAGDRYVKQIVLLTTRWTASAGETYTWAMNTQSNVLHMGDTTAGGFTDVISRELPNSWLYFVGVGDFRNAAGISEEGIGVAPKIYSINSSKDIEAGQDKVLEAAMEKLK, from the coding sequence ATGAAAAATATATTAACGATCCTGTTTGGTGTGGCTATCCTGATAGCATCCTGCCAAAAAGCACTCATTGGCCATGTGGCCAAAAATACCCCTGTAACAAATTTTGAGGAAATGTGGACCGGTTACCAGCATTGGTATGGCATGTTTGCAGTTCGCAATGTGAACTGGGATTCACTCTATACTGTCTATCGTCCAATGGTAAATGATGAAATGACTAACCAGCAGTTGTACGAGGTTCTAGGGAAACTGATCACCCCGCTAAATGATATCCATGCTTTTCTTCAACCAACTACTGATGGATTACCGCGTTTTGAAAGTAGTGATTTCTTTCGCAACAATAAAGTCCAAAAGGATTTTTCAATTGATGTGATCAGGAAAAACTATTTGCCTTCCCTGGTGTCCATTGATACTAATTTCCATTATGGCATTTTGCCCGGGAATATTGGTTACCTGCATTTTGGGGAGTTTGGCATGCCTGTATCTTTCTATGAAAACCAGTTAAAAAAAGTGCTGGATTTTGTTAAAGACACAAAGGGGCTCATTATAGACATCAGAAACCATGGCGGCGGCGACGACCAGGTGAGCAGGTATATTGCAGGATTATTTGCCTCTGAGAGAAAATTATTCATGATGGTGAGGAAACGTAATGGTATTGCACCGGATGATTTTACGCCAACCGAAAACTGGTATGTTGATCCGTCTGCCGGTGACCGCTATGTAAAACAGATAGTTCTGTTAACTACAAGGTGGACAGCAAGTGCCGGTGAAACCTACACCTGGGCAATGAATACACAAAGCAATGTATTACACATGGGTGATACAACTGCAGGTGGATTCACTGATGTGATTTCAAGGGAATTACCAAACAGCTGGTTGTATTTTGTAGGAGTAGGCGATTTCAGGAATGCAGCAGGTATAAGTGAGGAAGGTATTGGCGTTGCCCCCAAAATTTATAGTATCAACAGCTCAAAAGACATAGAGGCTGGCCAGGATAAAGTGCTTGAAGCGGCCATGGAAAAACTCAAGTAG
- a CDS encoding LytR/AlgR family response regulator transcription factor: MQVLIVEDEILLAKRLKKLLQEAEPAANVIAITNSVSETVSWLQNHPAPDLILMDIELADGQSFDIFQQVKIGSPVIFTTAYDEYAIRAFKVNSIDYLLKPIKEEELKTALNKFRQLSSTPNRAGYIEALLAEMQRMQQQETYRDRILVKQGQKMMSIPMDEIAYFFSQNKFSYIKTVSNQKYIIDHTLDDLEKSLSPRQFFRVNRQYILSSASVTAIHSWFNQKLKVEVVPATDEHIVVSREKASAFREWMGE; the protein is encoded by the coding sequence ATGCAGGTATTGATAGTTGAAGATGAAATTTTGCTGGCCAAAAGATTAAAAAAATTGTTGCAGGAAGCTGAACCAGCGGCGAATGTTATTGCCATCACCAATAGTGTTTCAGAAACAGTTTCCTGGCTGCAAAACCACCCTGCACCTGATTTGATACTAATGGATATAGAACTGGCCGATGGGCAGAGTTTTGACATTTTCCAGCAGGTAAAAATCGGGTCACCGGTAATTTTTACAACTGCTTATGATGAATATGCCATCAGGGCATTTAAGGTAAATAGTATTGATTATCTCCTCAAGCCTATCAAGGAAGAAGAATTAAAAACTGCACTCAATAAGTTCAGGCAATTAAGTTCAACACCTAACAGGGCTGGCTATATTGAAGCATTGCTTGCTGAAATGCAGAGGATGCAGCAACAGGAAACATATCGTGACCGTATTTTAGTAAAACAGGGGCAAAAAATGATGAGCATCCCTATGGATGAAATTGCCTATTTTTTCTCCCAGAATAAGTTCAGTTATATCAAGACAGTTTCTAACCAAAAGTATATTATAGACCATACATTGGACGACCTTGAAAAATCTTTATCCCCAAGGCAATTTTTCAGGGTAAACCGTCAATACATTTTGAGTTCAGCATCAGTAACTGCCATTCATTCCTGGTTTAACCAGAAGCTGAAAGTAGAAGTTGTTCCCGCTACTGACGAGCACATTGTAGTTAGTCGTGAGAAGGCTAGCGCTTTCAGGGAGTGGATGGGCGAGTAA
- a CDS encoding sensor histidine kinase yields the protein MAAEIIYLPKNQAMALQKLNDKWFRFLGIPFFALMGHIIFFNRNDTGEERFGFWGIYLLSLAETMVLWEVNRLVILTFRRKYPALDQTTKRTLMILLVCTVITIILRLLNIYLYDKTLLWGYRFPLEGYLHSIFVSLLFVIILGGIYEAIYYFRKWKDIAVESESLKKENLQTQLDSLKRQLSPHFLFNSLGSLSSLIEEDPQKAQRFVNEMSTVYRYLLQSSESNLTTLRTEMEFLTAYSNMLKTRFGEGLQLEINIEDKYLDYLIPPLTLQILLENAVKHNAIIPSRPLYVRIATAAEENLEVTNNLQLKNSPVPSNKMGLNNIISKYRILSQRGINIEETGTEFKVIVPLLKNKDYAGIDS from the coding sequence ATGGCTGCCGAAATCATTTATTTGCCCAAAAATCAGGCGATGGCCTTGCAGAAACTTAATGATAAATGGTTCAGGTTTTTAGGGATCCCTTTTTTTGCGTTAATGGGCCATATTATCTTTTTCAACAGGAACGATACCGGTGAGGAGCGATTTGGATTTTGGGGTATTTATTTGTTATCACTTGCCGAAACCATGGTCCTCTGGGAAGTAAACAGATTGGTCATTCTCACTTTCCGGAGAAAATATCCGGCATTGGACCAAACGACCAAACGAACCTTAATGATCCTCCTGGTTTGTACTGTGATTACGATTATCCTGCGATTGCTGAATATCTACCTGTATGATAAGACCCTTTTATGGGGATACCGTTTTCCACTGGAAGGATACCTGCATAGTATATTTGTATCTCTTTTATTTGTGATCATCCTTGGTGGAATTTATGAAGCAATTTATTATTTCAGGAAATGGAAGGATATAGCGGTTGAATCCGAATCCTTAAAAAAGGAGAATTTACAAACACAGCTCGATTCATTGAAACGGCAACTCAGTCCGCATTTTTTATTCAATAGCCTGGGATCATTATCCTCCCTGATTGAGGAGGATCCACAGAAAGCGCAACGCTTTGTCAATGAAATGTCTACCGTTTACAGGTATCTTTTGCAGAGCAGTGAATCGAACCTTACCACTTTGCGAACTGAAATGGAGTTCCTTACAGCATACAGCAATATGTTGAAAACACGTTTCGGTGAAGGCTTGCAACTTGAGATAAATATTGAAGATAAATACCTTGATTACCTGATTCCACCATTAACGCTCCAGATCCTGCTGGAGAATGCGGTAAAGCACAATGCCATAATACCCTCCAGGCCATTGTATGTCAGAATTGCTACAGCGGCGGAAGAGAACCTTGAAGTAACAAACAATCTGCAACTGAAGAATTCACCTGTGCCAAGTAATAAAATGGGACTCAATAATATTATTTCAAAATACAGGATTTTAAGCCAACGCGGGATCAATATTGAAGAGACAGGTACAGAATTCAAGGTCATTGTTCCCCTCCTTAAAAATAAAGACTATGCAGGTATTGATAGTTGA
- the rluF gene encoding 23S rRNA pseudouridine(2604) synthase RluF has translation MDQSTSLNKFISDTGYCSRREADELIKAGRVLLNNKTAQLGNRYSKGDQVEVDGSLVTMDQKEKPLYIAFNKPIGITTTTEEGVKANMISFINFPKRIFPIGRLDKDSEGLIFLTNDGDIVNKLLRAGNEHEKEYVVRVNKPIAPGFAEQMSAGIPMLGTVTLPCKVHVTGRQTFNIVLTQGLNRQIRRMCEYLGYSIISLQRIRIMKVKLDKLPSGKWRYLSDAEVHQLKESVKDSSAAARKNKKAVVKPEPAIKHKYDPETKPKRYSNSNSRSSARQPVKGERKLTGKKAEKSLAYKKAAAAAPIKKSRTARPKKAAADPKVVGKYKAFKQKGRQRS, from the coding sequence ATGGATCAGTCTACAAGTTTAAATAAGTTCATCAGTGATACCGGGTATTGTTCCCGTCGGGAAGCCGATGAATTGATCAAAGCTGGCCGGGTATTGCTCAACAATAAGACCGCGCAGTTGGGTAACCGTTATTCCAAAGGCGACCAGGTTGAAGTGGATGGTAGCCTGGTGACTATGGACCAAAAAGAAAAGCCGCTATATATAGCTTTTAATAAACCAATCGGCATTACCACCACTACAGAAGAAGGTGTAAAGGCCAATATGATCAGTTTCATCAATTTCCCCAAACGAATTTTTCCTATTGGCCGGTTAGACAAAGATTCAGAAGGACTGATCTTCCTCACGAACGATGGAGATATCGTAAACAAATTGCTGCGCGCTGGCAATGAACATGAAAAAGAATATGTGGTAAGGGTGAATAAGCCCATTGCCCCCGGATTTGCAGAGCAGATGTCTGCAGGCATTCCTATGCTTGGTACAGTTACCCTACCATGCAAAGTCCATGTAACTGGCAGGCAAACTTTTAATATTGTATTGACACAGGGACTTAACCGGCAGATAAGGCGGATGTGTGAATACCTTGGTTATTCAATAATCAGCCTGCAAAGGATCCGGATCATGAAGGTGAAACTGGATAAACTACCTTCTGGTAAATGGCGTTACCTGAGTGATGCAGAAGTGCACCAGTTGAAGGAATCCGTTAAAGATTCATCTGCGGCAGCCAGGAAAAACAAGAAGGCAGTTGTTAAGCCGGAACCAGCTATCAAACATAAATATGATCCGGAAACCAAGCCTAAGCGGTATTCCAATTCAAATAGCCGGTCCTCTGCCCGGCAACCTGTCAAGGGGGAAAGAAAGCTGACTGGAAAGAAAGCAGAAAAATCGCTGGCCTATAAAAAAGCGGCGGCAGCTGCGCCAATAAAAAAAAGCAGGACGGCCCGGCCAAAAAAAGCGGCGGCGGATCCTAAAGTGGTGGGGAAATACAAAGCCTTTAAACAAAAAGGCCGACAGCGAAGTTAA
- the rnr gene encoding ribonuclease R, with protein MSKKNSSKKKSKSSTDTAGLLKGRLDITRSGMGFVIVEQQEQDILVRPNDFNTAMHGDTVSVKVTKESGRNGRMQGIVMEVLERKQRVFMGKVEISKSFAFFIADGDKPMPDIYIPLPNLNGAENGARVVARILEWEQGKKPVGEVVEVLESVAENDLAMKEIILQGGFSMTFTEEVLEETARIPEIISAGEIAKRRDCRDILTFTIDPVDAKDFDDALSIRKTKSGFEIGVHIADVSYYVEPDTALDKEAYQRATSVYLPDRVNPMLPEIISNELCSLRPHEDKLTFSAIFQLSAKGDVKEYWLGRTVIHSDHRFTYEEVQEIIESKDGLYKEEILLLNDFAQRFRKHRFKKGAINFSSQEVRFKLDENRKPIGIMIKESKEAHKLIEEFMLLANRTVAEHIYKIEVDKKKLPFPYRVHDQPDEEKLTPFAAFARKFGHSFDTKSPERIAESFNQLLQDVHGLPEQHVLEQLGIRTMAKAIYTTKNIGHYGLGFDHYCHFTSPIRRYPDIMVHRVLQEVLDGKFLFDKRMEEKCKHSSDRERAAMEAERAGNKYKQVEYLMNFLGEEFDGVISGVSSFGFWVETVEHKCEGLVNITSLSEYDDFKHIDTDYMLAGRRSGRTFRMGDKVRIRVVAANLEKRQLDYEWVITAALKESTGGGEARQRVAKKPRKKK; from the coding sequence ATGAGTAAAAAAAATAGCAGTAAAAAGAAGTCGAAATCCTCTACTGATACAGCCGGTTTGTTGAAGGGAAGGCTCGATATTACCAGGAGTGGGATGGGCTTTGTGATTGTAGAACAGCAGGAACAGGACATCCTGGTCAGGCCAAATGATTTCAATACAGCCATGCATGGCGATACGGTAAGTGTTAAAGTCACTAAAGAATCGGGCCGAAATGGCCGGATGCAGGGTATTGTAATGGAAGTTTTGGAAAGGAAACAGCGTGTATTTATGGGAAAGGTGGAGATCAGCAAGAGTTTCGCCTTTTTTATTGCAGACGGCGATAAACCCATGCCGGATATTTACATTCCACTACCAAATTTAAACGGTGCAGAAAACGGTGCAAGGGTAGTGGCCCGTATCCTGGAATGGGAGCAGGGCAAGAAACCGGTTGGTGAGGTAGTGGAAGTATTGGAATCTGTCGCGGAAAATGACCTGGCCATGAAAGAGATCATTTTGCAGGGCGGTTTCTCCATGACATTTACCGAGGAGGTATTGGAAGAAACTGCGCGGATTCCGGAAATTATATCTGCTGGTGAAATCGCTAAAAGAAGAGATTGCCGTGATATATTGACTTTTACCATTGACCCTGTTGATGCTAAGGATTTTGATGATGCGTTATCAATCCGCAAAACAAAAAGCGGCTTTGAAATAGGGGTACATATTGCCGATGTAAGTTATTATGTGGAACCAGATACAGCTTTGGATAAAGAAGCTTACCAGCGGGCTACCTCAGTGTATTTGCCGGATAGGGTGAACCCCATGCTGCCGGAAATAATATCCAACGAATTGTGTTCCCTTCGTCCGCATGAAGATAAATTAACCTTCTCCGCCATTTTTCAATTATCGGCCAAGGGAGATGTGAAGGAATACTGGCTGGGCCGCACAGTGATCCATTCAGATCATCGGTTCACTTATGAAGAAGTGCAGGAGATTATTGAAAGTAAAGATGGATTGTATAAGGAGGAAATATTATTGCTCAATGATTTTGCGCAACGGTTCCGCAAGCATCGCTTTAAGAAAGGCGCCATCAATTTTTCTTCCCAGGAGGTACGGTTCAAACTCGATGAGAACCGGAAGCCAATCGGCATCATGATCAAGGAAAGTAAGGAGGCCCACAAGTTGATTGAAGAATTTATGCTGCTGGCTAACCGTACTGTGGCAGAGCATATTTACAAAATAGAAGTTGATAAAAAGAAATTGCCCTTCCCTTACCGGGTGCATGACCAGCCAGATGAAGAAAAGCTAACTCCATTTGCGGCCTTTGCGAGAAAGTTCGGACATTCCTTTGATACAAAATCACCGGAACGGATTGCGGAGTCTTTTAATCAGTTGCTGCAGGATGTGCATGGCCTGCCTGAGCAGCATGTTTTAGAACAATTGGGTATCCGGACCATGGCCAAAGCCATTTATACCACTAAAAATATCGGCCACTATGGTTTGGGGTTTGACCATTATTGCCATTTTACATCACCTATCAGGCGTTACCCCGATATCATGGTGCACCGGGTTTTACAGGAAGTGCTGGATGGAAAATTCCTTTTCGATAAACGGATGGAGGAGAAATGCAAGCACAGTAGTGACCGCGAAAGAGCAGCTATGGAAGCAGAGCGTGCAGGAAATAAATACAAACAGGTGGAATATCTCATGAACTTCCTGGGTGAAGAATTCGATGGAGTGATCAGTGGCGTTTCATCCTTTGGCTTCTGGGTGGAAACTGTTGAACACAAATGCGAAGGATTGGTAAATATTACCAGCCTGTCTGAATATGATGATTTTAAACATATTGATACAGATTATATGCTTGCGGGTCGCAGGAGTGGCCGTACTTTCCGAATGGGCGACAAAGTCCGGATCAGGGTGGTGGCGGCCAACCTGGAAAAGCGCCAGCTTGATTATGAATGGGTGATTACAGCTGCCTTGAAGGAAAGTACCGGCGGTGGAGAAGCACGGCAGCGGGTGGCGAAAAAACCCCGTAAGAAAAAATAG
- the lpxK gene encoding tetraacyldisaccharide 4'-kinase, whose protein sequence is MNFNFPLLKPIRIILFPFSLIYFVAIYIRNRFYDKKLLPSQSFGLPIICVGNIAVGGTGKSPMVEFLVRELGNDYRLATLSRGYKRKTRGYVLADDNTTALDIGDEPMQFHLKFPELAVAVGEERIAAVPQLLHDRPDTRAIILDDAFQHRAITAGYNIVLTDYNNLYSRDWYLPTGDLRDEKSSVHRADTIVVTKCPPDLSPEEATAIREELNPLPSQKIFFATIRYGALYHIIHQSTTVITNDVEVLLVTGIANPRPIKKILTDQTLSYEQMVYSDHHIFTIDDLNDIAKRFAQITAKQKIILTTEKDAVRLVKFSRELKDLPVFVLPIEMQFLFGDTDRFSHLIGTFIAQFSPIATASNE, encoded by the coding sequence ATGAATTTTAATTTCCCATTGCTAAAGCCAATCCGGATTATTTTATTCCCATTTTCGCTCATTTATTTTGTGGCCATCTATATACGTAACCGGTTCTACGATAAAAAGTTATTACCCTCGCAATCTTTTGGGTTACCGATCATTTGTGTTGGCAATATTGCTGTTGGGGGAACCGGAAAATCGCCGATGGTTGAATTCCTGGTCAGGGAATTGGGAAATGACTACCGGCTGGCCACCTTGAGCCGCGGCTATAAAAGAAAAACAAGAGGGTATGTACTGGCAGATGATAATACAACAGCCCTTGATATTGGGGACGAGCCCATGCAGTTTCACTTAAAATTCCCGGAACTGGCTGTAGCAGTTGGTGAGGAAAGGATTGCAGCCGTACCACAATTGTTGCATGACCGTCCGGATACCCGGGCCATTATTTTGGATGATGCGTTTCAGCACCGGGCAATTACTGCGGGCTATAATATCGTATTAACGGATTATAATAACCTCTATTCAAGGGACTGGTATTTGCCAACCGGTGACCTGCGGGATGAGAAAAGCAGTGTTCATCGTGCTGACACCATAGTGGTTACAAAATGCCCGCCGGATTTGTCACCTGAAGAAGCAACGGCTATAAGAGAAGAGCTGAACCCACTACCGTCACAGAAAATATTTTTTGCTACCATCCGGTATGGGGCATTATACCATATCATCCATCAATCGACTACTGTAATTACCAATGATGTTGAAGTATTGCTGGTGACTGGAATTGCAAATCCAAGGCCAATAAAAAAAATCTTAACCGACCAGACCCTCTCGTATGAGCAGATGGTGTACAGTGATCACCATATTTTTACGATTGATGACCTGAATGATATCGCGAAGCGGTTTGCTCAGATAACCGCTAAACAAAAGATCATACTTACCACTGAAAAAGATGCAGTTCGCCTGGTGAAATTCAGCCGTGAACTAAAGGACCTGCCGGTATTTGTGCTACCCATCGAAATGCAGTTTTTGTTCGGGGATACTGACCGCTTTAGCCATTTAATCGGTACATTTATAGCGCAATTTTCCCCAATTGCCACAGCATCAAATGAGTAA
- a CDS encoding 5-formyltetrahydrofolate cyclo-ligase, producing the protein MNKPELRKYYHQKRLSITVKERSRLDDLLLIRFQQWEVPDFVQTVLSYWPLSDRGEINTFLFTDFLAFRIPALQLAYPVSDFTNNSMRAIAVDDATDYARNKYGIAEPVDGPEIMPESIDLVIVPLLAFDLAGNRLGYGKGFYDRFLAKCSPDAVKLGLCYFEPLPLLPGKDEYDVPLTACITPEKIYEF; encoded by the coding sequence ATGAACAAACCCGAACTCAGGAAATATTATCATCAAAAGCGGTTATCCATCACAGTGAAAGAACGCAGCCGGCTGGATGATCTCTTGTTGATTCGGTTTCAGCAATGGGAAGTGCCGGATTTTGTGCAAACTGTTTTATCCTACTGGCCTTTAAGTGATCGCGGGGAAATCAATACTTTTTTATTCACCGATTTTTTAGCCTTCAGGATTCCTGCTTTACAATTGGCATACCCTGTCAGTGATTTTACAAATAATAGTATGCGTGCCATTGCTGTTGATGATGCTACCGATTATGCGCGCAATAAGTATGGAATCGCTGAACCCGTGGACGGGCCGGAAATTATGCCTGAATCTATTGACCTGGTGATTGTTCCTCTGCTGGCTTTTGACCTTGCGGGTAACCGGTTGGGTTATGGTAAAGGATTTTATGACAGGTTCCTCGCCAAATGCAGTCCGGATGCAGTTAAGCTGGGATTGTGCTATTTTGAACCATTACCCTTACTGCCCGGCAAAGATGAATATGATGTACCTTTAACGGCCTGCATAACCCCAGAGAAGATCTATGAATTTTAA
- the bioD gene encoding dethiobiotin synthase, translating to MAAPIFITGIGTGIGKTLVAAIITEALQADYWKPVQAGFSEGTDTEWVAERITNTKTCFHPEVYKLKLPASPHIAAREEGITIRLGAIIDALPDSGQGLIVEGAGGLLVPLNDQEFVADLVLALGAKVVLVSRNYLGSINHSLLTADVCRSRGIDVAGWVFNDQYGDYEADIARWTGLPVLGSIPFSGCCDRNFILNEAKQIAPALIKLL from the coding sequence ATGGCTGCACCAATATTCATAACAGGTATCGGAACAGGTATTGGTAAGACCCTTGTTGCCGCTATAATTACCGAAGCCTTGCAGGCTGATTACTGGAAGCCGGTACAGGCGGGATTTTCAGAAGGTACGGATACTGAATGGGTGGCCGAAAGGATAACAAATACAAAAACCTGTTTTCACCCTGAGGTGTATAAATTAAAGCTGCCTGCCTCCCCGCATATTGCTGCACGCGAGGAAGGAATTACTATCCGATTGGGAGCAATCATTGATGCTCTTCCGGATTCCGGGCAAGGGCTTATTGTTGAAGGTGCGGGTGGATTGCTAGTCCCCCTTAATGACCAGGAATTTGTAGCAGACCTGGTGCTTGCATTAGGTGCAAAAGTGGTGCTGGTAAGCCGGAACTATTTGGGCAGTATCAACCATTCGCTCCTGACTGCGGATGTATGCCGGTCGCGTGGAATAGACGTAGCCGGTTGGGTATTCAATGACCAGTATGGTGATTATGAAGCGGATATTGCCCGGTGGACGGGCCTTCCGGTTCTGGGATCCATACCCTTTTCAGGTTGCTGCGACCGAAATTTTATACTGAATGAAGCTAAACAGATAGCCCCGGCGCTTATAAAACTATTATGA
- a CDS encoding RsmD family RNA methyltransferase translates to MRIISGKLGGRRVSPPAKMPFTRPTTDIAKEGLFNILQNNIDFEGLKTLDLFGGTGSISYELASRGATDQTIVEKDPAMFAFIQKTTASFGLKNVHVVKMDVFKFIEGCTEKFDFIFAGPPYALESIDELPRKIVEMELLKPGGMFVLEHTPRNNYEGFEKFVQERNYGSTLFSFFINR, encoded by the coding sequence ATGCGTATCATAAGCGGAAAACTGGGGGGAAGAAGAGTGAGTCCACCGGCTAAAATGCCCTTTACAAGACCCACCACCGATATTGCCAAGGAAGGCCTGTTTAATATCCTGCAGAATAATATTGATTTCGAAGGCCTGAAAACACTGGACCTTTTTGGTGGAACTGGAAGTATCAGCTATGAGCTGGCTTCGCGCGGTGCTACAGACCAAACCATTGTAGAAAAAGACCCGGCCATGTTTGCCTTTATCCAAAAAACCACGGCATCTTTCGGTTTAAAGAATGTACATGTTGTTAAAATGGATGTGTTCAAATTTATTGAAGGTTGCACAGAAAAATTTGATTTTATTTTCGCCGGTCCACCTTATGCCCTCGAAAGTATTGATGAGCTGCCACGGAAAATTGTGGAAATGGAACTGCTGAAGCCAGGGGGAATGTTTGTATTGGAACACACCCCCCGTAACAACTATGAGGGCTTCGAAAAATTTGTGCAGGAACGTAATTATGGTTCGACACTATTTTCCTTTTTCATTAACAGGTGA
- a CDS encoding DUF3822 family protein, giving the protein MSYSTRFDLAFGDLADLSQHLLLVQLSDDAIQLLATDQQRQPLMYQFVQIQADEADRGQVVADWLSQHAGWLQQWGRVFVAHQTMQATIVPAQLFNVDNGKELIDLQFGDLFRGTILTEQVPGRQDYTVYRIPSELFANISAAHPSIVHRHVFSLWISWLDKLPVDASGQVYLLFETNRVFMAIRREDWLLIQQYEFQAPEDISYYLLASLHEFELSPETVKVYVDGWIDTQSAVYQEMFKYIRFLETASLPEGIRLDERHLQGQPLHFFTPLIQMAQCVS; this is encoded by the coding sequence ATGTCGTATTCAACAAGATTTGATTTAGCCTTTGGGGATCTTGCAGATCTGTCACAACACCTGTTACTGGTGCAATTGTCTGATGATGCCATCCAGCTGCTGGCCACTGACCAGCAACGGCAACCACTAATGTACCAGTTTGTACAAATCCAGGCAGACGAAGCAGACCGGGGCCAGGTTGTAGCAGATTGGCTCAGCCAGCACGCCGGTTGGCTGCAGCAATGGGGGCGTGTTTTCGTGGCCCACCAAACGATGCAGGCGACAATTGTTCCTGCCCAGTTGTTTAATGTGGATAATGGAAAAGAACTAATAGATCTTCAATTTGGCGACCTGTTCAGGGGAACCATTTTAACGGAGCAGGTTCCGGGCCGGCAGGACTACACCGTTTACAGGATCCCGTCTGAATTATTTGCAAATATATCTGCCGCCCATCCGTCGATCGTGCACCGCCACGTTTTTTCCTTATGGATAAGCTGGCTCGATAAACTTCCTGTTGATGCTAGCGGCCAGGTATACCTGCTGTTTGAGACCAATCGGGTTTTTATGGCGATCAGGCGTGAAGACTGGCTGTTGATCCAGCAATATGAATTCCAGGCACCGGAAGATATCAGTTATTACCTGTTGGCTTCATTGCATGAATTCGAACTATCCCCGGAAACAGTAAAAGTGTATGTGGATGGATGGATCGATACCCAGTCTGCTGTATACCAGGAAATGTTTAAATATATCCGCTTCCTTGAAACGGCCAGTTTGCCTGAAGGCATCAGGCTGGATGAGCGCCACCTGCAGGGGCAGCCCCTGCATTTTTTCACGCCCTTAATACAAATGGCCCAATGCGTATCATAA